A window of the Brassica napus cultivar Da-Ae chromosome C5, Da-Ae, whole genome shotgun sequence genome harbors these coding sequences:
- the LOC125587077 gene encoding uncharacterized protein LOC125587077: MRRVIVVDGTFLKNKYKGVLLVATTVDGNTNLYPIAFGVVDSETGDSWEWFLRQLKVVIADSKDLAFVSDRAASIAKALGNVYPRSRHGICIHHLLTNVVKNFKTKGLSSLVEKASQAYRFPEFQERFTEIVEMCPALGRYLQEADVRKWARSIFPGARYDIRTNNPAESINSVRRSPRQYRVIPLLDSIREMLTRWFYERRMLSSKHIDPLTVKVEKKIDRRIVKAKGFQVYKVDNYRSLVKGDKYDCHVDLERRTCTCMEVHRFTDGVYTTATWRTANVESINPIAVPEVDWNVPAEVKLAKVLPPEARKSFGRPVKRRYETVEDKIRSSQG; this comes from the exons ATGCGTAGGGTGATTGTTGTTGATGGaacttttctgaaaaataaatacaaaggaGTGCTACTTGTTGCTACAACTGTAGATGGTAACACCAATTTGTATCCGATTGCTTTTGGAGTTGTTGATTCAGAGACTGGGGATTCATGGGAGTGGTTCTTAAGACAATTGAAAGTGGTTATTGCTGATAGTAAAGATTTAGCTTTTGTATCAGATAGGGCTGCGTCAATAGCTAAAGCGCTTGGGAATGTTTACCCTCGTTCAAGACATGGAATTTGCATTCACCACTTGTTGACCAATGTGGTAAAAAATTTCAAGACAAAGGGGTTGTCCTCCTTGGTCGAGAAGGCTTCGCAGGCATATAGGTTCCCTGAATTTCAAGAACGTTTCACCGAAATTGTTGAAATGTGTCCTGCGCTTGGAAGATATCTACAGGAGGCTGATGTGAGAAAATGGGCTCGTTCTATCTTCCCTGGAGCCAGGTATGACATTAGGACCAATAACCCTGCAGAGTCCATAAATTCAGTTCGGAGATCACCTAGACAATATCGAGTTATTCCTTTGCTGGATAGTATAAGAGAAATGTTGACCCGATGGTTTTATGAGCGTCGCATGTTAAGCTCGAAGCATATTGATCCTTTAACTGTTAAGGTGGAGAAAAAGATTGATAGGAGAATTGTGAAGGCAAAAGGGTTTCAGGTTTACAAGGTTGACAACTACAGATCACTTGTTAAAGGAGACAAATATGATTGTCATGTTGATTTGGAAAGAAGAACATGCACAT GTATGGAAGTACATAGATTTACTGATGGCGTCTACACCACTGCAACATGGAGAACTGCCAATGTTGAATCCATTAATCCAATAGCAGTTCCAGAAGTTGATTGGAATGTCCCAGCTGAGGTTAAGCTTGCGAAGGTCCTACCACCAGAGGCAAGAAAGAGTTTCGGTAGACCAGTAAAGAGAAGGTATGAAACAGTAGAAGACAAGATCAGATCTTCTCAAGgataa